The Amphiura filiformis chromosome 13, Afil_fr2py, whole genome shotgun sequence genome segment ATTCGTGTACATTTTgacttaaattttgatttttttcttcttacaAAATCTCACAAAATCAGGAACTTGCCAAAAAAGTAAATTTTGGTTTATATTGCTTGACTATGATAGAGAGAATTTATTGTGTCAAGTATTAGCAGAACACAATAAAACTTTGATACATTCATGACTGAGAAAGTGGCATTTTGGCCCAGATTTTGACATGTTAATTATTTAGTAGCAGGTAACGGCAAAACTTTTCTAGCGTGCAGAAATTTTTATACAATTTGTTCAGACTTGTATATAAATGTGCATCACTGCATAGAATTGCTTGTAGCAAATATACACGGAGTGAAATATTTTGAGTAAACATGTtaaataccaatttttttaaattcgatgTGATGTATCAAGTATTTGCGATCTCAATTTTCCTGATTTTGTGGAATTACTTCAGTTATCAAAAAGCACAGATGTACACTTCACCTTATTAAAATATGGTCTTTTGTTGACGATGTTTCAATTGAAATGTTTATGCATAAATATGCCCAAGTACTGCTTGTGACACTATTTTTGACAAAAGACCATACTGCAATCACGTATAACCACATTATTTAAACAGTTACCTAAACATTGCACAGTTACGGGGACCAAATACTGCACCAATTATAGTACTAATATTAAACTATTAAGTCTCTTGTTTTGGAAAGTTATGATGCTTTTAAAAACGGTAATGGATGAATAAGGAAGCGAACGACCCtctcgttaccatggttaccgacAATTTGATTACTTTAGatttcagataatgaaaatatgtaaatatataagtgaaaatgttgaaaacaaTGTAGCATAATTTATTATGGGAATATGTAAAAATGTAATGCAAGACTTTAATCCACAAAGCAGGATTTAGGTccattttgattattttgaatcTTATTGAGACGGTAAGTGAATAAGGTCTAATTAATGGCCGAAGATTGAACCCTGTGGTACCACATAGCATCATTGAGTATGAATATGTACTCCATTCTAGAATCGATTGAATGGTTTGCGAGTTTAATGATATGGTAACAGAAAAAGATAATGATTTCCTGGTCATTTTGGAGGTCATGTTGAATTTAACAAAACCCAAGACCGGAATGAATCTTGAATCTATTGATTAACTCACGGGTTCTCGTAAAATCTCGCCGAATATCCTCGCGAGATCTCGTGGAATGTCGACCAAAATCCTGCTTTGTACTAAAAACTAAAATATTTCATGTGTTCATATGTATTATCAATCTtgatataatgtaataatttttcattataaaaaatatttacatCGCATGTAAAATAAAACAGTGGTTTCGCTTAGTGATAGATCAGGAATGAATAGATATTGTGCAACTTGCTATAGGCCCTACCTATAATGTTcattcaatgtaggcctacatggtataggcctatatagcctaGCTCGCGTTTTTGTCCGTGTCTATGTGTGTATGTTAATCTGTTCAATATTCCAATGTATTCGAAACCATCagcacatgtttttatttttatacatcATATCCCACATATCTCATTGCATAAAGAGACTAAAAAGCACCGTTTTATGTCAGAGGTGGGTTCAATGGAATCCCAGAATGCGTTGCGATTGCTGCCGCCAACCACAAGTTTGAAGACATGTTATTAATTGAATGTTATTTGGGTAGTATCAAACTCATGTTGATCAGGATGACTTACATCAGGAAGGTACGTTACTTGTCTGTATAGGCATTATGTATGCACATGCTAGAACCTTTATTGGTTTTATCGAatgtttttcaacattttatgttcgagattttttccaaaataacatgtttttttttgcatcactataaaaaataattaaaaaaacattctGATCCATttcattttaatgtaaaattgttaaaatatccTTTAACATGTCTAAACTAATTTTTGTCATCCTTGTGTTTTTTGACCGTTTATCACGCTGCATGCTGGGAAGATATTATGATGCATTCTGGGAAGATATTGAACCAACCTTTTGTTTTCTGTAGAGCGCAAGAaagttttgatatgtttttggaAGTCATTTTGAGTTTAGGTCATATTTTACATATAGAATTAGTTAAGATAGAATAGAGTAGGCCTAATTTAGTTCATGCATAATATCTTGACGTTTAGTTTGAAATAGTTCTGACTAAAATGAAATAATGTTCTTTTAGGCGGAAATCCTGCATAAATGATAACTCGCAGTTTCTACTCATAAGGCCACTGGATAATCCTGAAGTTATTCAAAATTGAGGGATTTTAGATGGGAAGTATTTCCTATCTTCAGCTTTCGGCAATCCAAGTAGGCATAATGCActcaatttggaaaaaaatccgaACACTAAACTATGAGCGCACCTTATAATCTGATTTCAAACCTGccttgttatcaaattaatcagtgacaaggttatctctgattttgacaggtattaattgatgcaataacattataaaacatcaattagcacttgTCAAATTccgagataaccttgtcactgattaatatgataaccaggcaggtttggatcgccccagaagaactgctctggtggggcttcctctttaaaaaaACTTTATTTCAGTAAGGAATTATTCGGCTTTAAAGCAAGATATTTATTGTCGCATGTAAATAAGCATTTAGCACTGTTTAATGCAAGTCTTTTGTAGGAAACTATTTTGaatgaaaacaacaaaatacgCAATACAAAGAAGggaatttttttgtttatttggctGAATATAAGAATATTTTTATGGCTTTTCAATGAAAGAATTTAGGTTGAAACCACACCACGTCTTTCTTTTTCACTAACTATCATAATAGTTACGGCAAGATACAGGTATATCAAACGAGTATGGTGAATATTCGTATGAAACTACTCCGCTCAGAATTATGCAAGAATTTTCAGGGTAAAAGAGCAATATTCtctcacttaaaaaaaaaaaatctgtgcgAAATATGACTTGAAATGTCTTATTTTTTGTGCACTTTCGTACATACCCCTTTGTCATCAGAAGTCTTTCATTGgtttattttttgtattgttttttgttttcaatacttGTGCTGGTTATAAACCTTTTCTGTTTTTATATTGGTGAATGTGTCTATTAAATGGTGCTTTGTAGACGGTAAAAAGGACATCAGTTTGTGTTTgaattattttgtgtgtttattaGTTTTAAGTCAACTTGACCTcttgatataaaacgtttattatataaattagctCATTATTTATGCAATTCTGCAAATTAGATGGCGGGTAGACAATATAATACctacttaagggtatacgaggtattgttggtcgaagcagccaaattgtttttgaaaacttgcttaatttattgttgttaatgagttatgtacgttttacaaaagtgttgttgtttcagccctctttacaacataactcaagaaccacaggacctacaaaagtaggcctatatctgtgatatttgaattcttatacacgctcgctatgaattgagcgatgcaatttttgctaaagttcactaccattcgcaagatgctgtgaactactttttttctgctgcttcgaccaacaatacatcgtatacccttaaggcaGCGGAAAAACCAGACGTCACATGTGCATGCCTTTTCGCTGGGTTAGGTATATACGATTTGTAAGAAAATAAACAGGGGGGTCAACATTGAAAAATATGGATTGGTGACTTGGGAAGTTTTCCGCTGCCTTTTGACACGTTCCAagataatacattagaacataaacACTtggaccaagtttcaaggcaaaaatatgcaaaaccCTGAACATAATGCATGGATTTTaaggaaaatattggcaaaatgttCATATAAATGAGCCTTTTCAATCATTctagctcattaactacattaatcattgataaaaacaataagatacaatttAAATTGATGATATATtacgatttgcttcaaacaaaaggcattttGATCAGTTTTCTTTGCCCGACATGCTCAGAACATTTCCTTAATTTCCAGAAATATCCTCATATACCACCATAAGCCTGACGTCGATTTTTCGGTTGTCCGCTACGAGCTTCGGTTGTGTCTGCTTAGTGCTCATGTTCAGCTTTGGGCTTTGTTCGCTCGCCTCATTTGACAACTTCCGCAGCAAAAGACGTTGCCGGATATTGTAGCCGCTGCAGAAGAGACGCTACGGATTTGTAAACCGCTGCGTCtgtcattattttgtctgggaaACATCAAAACTCCCACAAGATGTTCAGCCTTAAGTCTTTTTCTTGACATTTAGACTCTACGACAATATTTTGCCGCTGCGTATGTGGCAACGGCGAAATGGgcttttcaatttaaaatccacgctacccttgtggaagacttggaaatatctgccacagagggagtataaatttcaaatggaaagagcacattagcagttccatttgaatttcatacaccctttgagaaaaTATTCAATCTGAATCTACCCATGAGGGCGAGTGAGTTTACAagggagctgctaatgtgttaattccatttgaaattcatactcccccccccccctgggagatatttcctaaatcttccagaGGGAGAGTGTAGATTTAAATGGAATACAAGGCACACAAAATGTTGAATTTTATATTGCAGTTAAAAATTATTATACACTGTAATTACAATCATTTTTAATACTATGCATGGTTTGCAATTGCATTGATGTTGCTCGCTGAGCCTCGTTTGATTATAATTATAAACAATATGCTGGTGCATTTTTGCAGCAACAAACACCCTCTTCAATCTGCTTTAAAACGTTGTAATGAATTTTCCCAGCAAATATAAAATGtttaacagaaaacgttttattgtcgggttatatgaagggtataacgTTTAAATAACgttgcaaaaacatttttgaaaacttgatgcgaaatattgtaacatgttatttaagagctgacaaaatattttgcaaaaaatacctttacaacaacattttgtagtgtttttataaaacgttttaccagacctttaaatgttattaaaacgttttgaatcaaaccaaacgcgtttataacacgtttgtaacgttttgataacatttttgtgtttgctatatTAACATGGTTAAACATCGAGCTATAAGCCTATTTAGTGTCATCCCCGGGTGTCATCCCAGAGTGTCATCCTGGGGTGTCATCCTGGTGTCATCCTGGTGTCATCCCGGTGTCATCCCGGGTGTCATCTCGGGTGTCATCCCAGAGTCTACTTTTTACCATAAACCTGCTCTACCGTCGGTTGCAAACCCTTCGCTTTGTTGATCTCTACCACGTCCAAAAGAATACGATTTGACAGAAAATATGGGAAAGTTGTTCCTAAAGACACTAAAAATCCCCCACCTCTACCAGCTACATAGTGTACTTGAGGCTTTGTAGAGAGGAGGGCGTGAGTTATTGCGTTAGTTACCGGGGAGAAATCAGTGGGAAGATCTTCCGAAACGTGTCGCTTTTTGGGGTAGTAAAATCGTTGGACAACGGTATCGAAATAGTCCTTGTTGTAAAAAAGTTTCTGTTCTTCCGTAAGATTGTCGTTGATTTCTTGAAAGTAGGCCTTTTGTCGTCCTGAGTTGGCCACTAGATCTGTGTAGGGTAAAATATAAATGATATAAGCTAAAGTTAAACAATATAAAAGCTGGGTGTGGtatattcactaggatccacaacatgctcatctaccaagggcacagttctttaaccacaatatatttgtacatttattgaatgactgttgaaaatttaggtacaaaaactcatactctgcaactttgaggtcatattttgcactatgattgtttaattgaggttattgaactatgtcattgggatgaggctattgtggtccatagtgattctTGTGACACAACAtttattagatttttttttcgATCGATGTTGCGGCACGAGGTAGATGTGCAACTATTTTATTCGGCAAGATCAAAAGTCCTCTTTCTGATCCTGAAAGTGGGATCTATATGAATATTTCGCCAAAAAGGAACACATTTTTTATACTccttaatttaacacattttctaatattaaatgtttgtatattttggctcatgctctctaaattcctaagatttaaaaataagtctaagagactaaagcagtattcagactttttattgtacgtacaatattgtatgcaacatatctacgttgtttaatctattgccattctatttccagtaatgtttaagttctaacgaatgtttgatgacgtaaaatcgataatatatttctactagatattacatgtaacatattatcgattttttttttttatacattcgttagaacttaaacattactggaaatagaatggcaatagattaaataacgtagatatgttgcatacaatattgtacgtacaatacacggagtctgaagctagctttatagaggttatccacttcactcatgtgtgacttctaacaaaaggcgctgattcccgtatagtattccttattcacaacaattcaatgcatgacctcggagttacctgcatgactttggcgggctattttgaaacagtcatggttgcacatgcaggtacttcttttgaaagtcctaaacaaggtatagcagtcgctgatagaatatgcagcttatagaacacggataacctcgattaaaatgacaaaacttttgaaagacttaaaattcaaatctttattagagtataattcaaatccattagatttgaattttaagtcttttcaaagttttgttattttaataagtccctggaatttagagagtggTTGACAAGATTACACCAATTTCCTGAAAAAATTTCCTGaacattggaaaaaaaaccccaaaaaggGCCAAGACTTACACCAGAAAGACATTTTGGGCTAtttcagaaaatagatgcacacaccCTATAGAGATTTCTGTACTTTTGtacagtcgtgattgttggaaatccagacttttaaagtgtccaaaagtGTCCAAAGAGCTCATTTtgaacatttccgtgatttttcattaatttaattgcatttccaagctttttcaaataacattggcaactggaattccattcGTTTTCAGAAACCAGACTTGGAAATcgatatttcttttattgaaaaggtACTCCTCTATTAttgggtgtgcacttattttctggaatagcccaacactgTTAGAATAAAAGGTTTCTTGattaaaaaacttttttctgttctacttggAACCCtttgaggtttttttttgttaatggttCCTTAAGGTTCTTCAAGATTCATTTGCTTGGCTATGGTTTTTTTTGTTGAACCTGGCTCAGGGTGCTGTATCATCCCCAAAACGGTTCtaagttgcaccttttttctAATAGTGAATAGAACTAACTTACTGGTAGCAAATCCAGAAGGTTCTATGATAGATACATTCATTCCCCATTTCATGAGCTCCAGTCGTAGACATTCTGAATACATGACCACACCTGCTTTAGACGCACAGTACGCACCGTACAGAGGCATGAAGGAACGTCCTGCAAAATGGGAAGGCGAAAGAACGGCATGCAAATAAATGAATAAGTGAGTCAAGAATTTTGTATGATTTAGTTAATACGAGGTAAGTTCTTACATCTCCTATACAATATGTTATGATCTaatttttattaaacatgtttaatatgaaattaaacaaTAAGATATTATATACAGAGATGAAAGTCCAAAGAGGACTACCCTCTCATTTTTCTGGATGCCCAAGGTGTAAGTGTCATTATTAAAGTTTGTCGTCTAAAAGATCCAAGGATTTGATAGATAGGTCAGTCTTATACGGTACATTTTCCGTTGCGACAGACGCCAGCccggggggtcttcgaaaaatttttacggggatgtgccatgtagactttcggatgctaactttctctatacctactttttgttgattttgccacccatcagtataccaattttccacaaaaaacacccaaaaagcacccaaatttgccctaattgggtgcttttaggggtactttttgcccaaatgcgccaaattgggcgcattggactccactgaaaacccacccattgatataccaaaattgctgaaaaggtaacccaaaactgtggcacatccccgtataccttcaaccaaggagaaccccctccggggacGCCAGCGGCAAACTCTCTGCCAGCATCTTTGGCAgcggcaaacatttttcacaacgTCTTCCATTGCAGAAAACGTCCAGGAGGAGAACATAACCTAATCGTTTAGGTGGAAAATCGCGCGCAGTCGAGAACCGAAGCTCTCGGCGGAGAACCGAAATCGCTGCGGACAACCGCGGAAAACGCAATAGTCGAGGATAGAGACCATTGAAGACCTAATTAACGGCAAAGCGCCCGTAAAAATGACGAACTATAATATTACTGGCCTATTGGCTTTAACATCTCAGAAGCCCAGCTATGTCTGATCTTACAGATTCAGATACTTACCGTGTGTACTGGCGATGTTAACAATACGTCCCTTACTACGTCGAAGGGTAGGCAGGAAGGCTTGGATCATCCGGACCTGGCCCAGACAATTGATGTCAAAGAGACGTTGCCATTCCTTCATTGGTGTCACTTCGACGTCACAGAAGGACATGATACCGGCGTTGTTTACAAGACCCCAAAGATCTGGAAAAACAAGTTGTTGAAAAGCATTGGAATATTCAGCTGGAGGAAAAGGAAGATGAAGAGGAGGAGGGAAGAGAAGGAGGGAGGACGaggggaggagaaggaggagaaggggagaagaaggaaaagaggagaaggagaaggaggacgACGAGAAGGCccgggaggaggaggagaagaaggaggaggcggatgaagagaagaaggagaagggaAAGGAGGTTaagaaagaggaggaggaggaacagAAGGAGGAGGAAATAACAATGATAGCATACGATGAATGAtctatttgaaaagaaaacgcgAACATTGGAGTGATGTTTGCGATAATCTGCATGAACACACGATGTCAACGTGGTCAGCAGGCCACAGGTAAACACACGAAAATCGGACCTTTTTATATATCGCCAATTTCCCAAAAAGTAGAGGTAAATGTTGAGTCGTTATGCAGAATCCACGCCTAtaaattaagatgatatcaattATCAAATGTATAATTCAAAACAAGAGCTAACTCGATCAGTGGGAAGCTTTCTTTTGGTCTGTCCCTAACGCTTACCTTCACCATCTTTCTGACCACTGCCTCTGCATTCATCACATAATCTTCCTTGGCTAACGCTTACCTTCACCATTGAGTGTCTTTCTGACCTCTGCTTCTGCATTCTTCACTTGATCTTCCTTGACTAACGCTCACCTTCACCATTGAGTGTCTTTCTGTCCTCTGCCTCCGCATTCTTCACTTGATCTTCCTTGACTAACGCTTACCTTCACCATTGAGTGTATTTCTGACCTCTGCTTCTGCATTCTTCACTTGATCTTCCTTGACTAACGCTTACCTTCACCATTGAGTGTCTTTCTGTCCTCTGCCTCCGCATTCTTCACTTGATCTTCCTTGACTAACGCTTACCTTCACCATTGAGTGTCTTTCTGACCTCTGCTTCTGCATTCTTCACTTGATCTTCCTTGACTAACGCTTACCTTCACCATTGAGTCTTTCTGACATCTGCTTCTGCAATCCTCACTTGATCTTCCTTGACTAACGCATACCTTCACCATTGAGTCTCTTTCTGACCTCTGCTTTTGCATTCTTCACTCGCTCTTCCTCGACTAACGCTTACCTTTACCATTGAGTTTCTTTCTGACCTCTGCCTCTGCATTCATCACATAATCTTCCTTAGCTAACGCTTACCTTCACCATTGAGTGTCTTTCTGACCTCTGCTTCTGCATTCTTCACTTGATCTTCCTTGACTAACGCTAACCTTCACCATTGAGTCTCTTTCTGACCTCTGCTTCTGCATTCCTCACTTGATCTTCCTTGACTAACGCTTACCTTCACCATTGAGTCTCTTTCTGACCTCTGCTTCTGCATTCTTCACTTGATCATCCTTGGTGATATCCAGCTGGATAACCTCTAGCCTGTCAGAGCAACTTTCCTTCATCTCTTGTGCACCAGGACCATCAGCAAATAAACATCCGGCAAATACGCGCATGCCTTGTTTGTCGAGTTGTTTAGCAAGGGCATTACCGAATCCACTGTCACAACCTATGGGTAACGCAATCATAAGAAACAGTTAttacctgagaccataatacctaaattATGGTGTTATGGTCTCaggtattacagttgaaatccatacatagtGTTCCTTAATAACACACAATAGAATGCGTTAGGGCTGCAGTTGGCCTTTGTGTTCACCCGTAGTgctacaagtaggcctacccagcccatgcgcgtatttttttttgggggggctttggggcgccagccccggggtaaaaaagcagggggcggccaaaatgaaggggcggcagaagaagaaggggcggcaaaaacaggggcggcaaaaacgaaggggcgggcaaaaagaattagtaaataaaaagggcggaaaaatttgataaagcataaaaatatttgaaaaaatggtactagtacatcaaaatgtgctgctttcaGGGCGCTTCCGCCTGAAACCCACGGTACGCCGCGCCACTGCAGCCGGGAATTTCAGTTCAACAAACTTGTACAGTCAGCTTACCTGTGATAAACACAGCCTTTCCATGAGCCTTCAACATCCGCCCTCTAGACACCACAGTCAGTGCAACTCCTGCTGTTCCTAGAGAAGCCAGCAAGATTGAGCTGGACTTGGTATCCATTGCGGACCATTGTGCTACCACCGCTC includes the following:
- the LOC140168370 gene encoding retinol dehydrogenase 7-like, which gives rise to MEPAHTNSTSKSEHRTNWFLQCVNFFSEMFSGLVKTAAAVGIGAVVAQWSAMDTKSSSILLASLGTAGVALTVVSRGRMLKAHGKAVFITGCDSGFGNALAKQLDKQGMRVFAGCLFADGPGAQEMKESCSDRLEVIQLDITKDDQVKNAEAEVRKRLNGEDLWGLVNNAGIMSFCDVEVTPMKEWQRLFDINCLGQVRMIQAFLPTLRRSKGRIVNIASTHGRSFMPLYGAYCASKAGVVMYSECLRLELMKWGMNVSIIEPSGFATNLVANSGRQKAYFQEINDNLTEEQKLFYNKDYFDTVVQRFYYPKKRHVSEDLPTDFSPVTNAITHALLSTKPQVHYVAGRGGGFLVSLGTTFPYFLSNRILLDVVEINKAKGLQPTVEQVYGKK